The Cyclobacteriaceae bacterium genome includes a region encoding these proteins:
- a CDS encoding DUF4421 family protein, which translates to MRITSLLFLLLFISISSYGQRNDSLRNIYVERFPDHFFIWPVLKQRSTSFEVEQKHNRSNNLIFKPNNSYGAGFGLYLFEIGAEVTFSVPIQEYKNELYGETKATDFQLNLLSKHWGADVFYQRYSGFYVSDPNRSIPRNTPFPQRPDMVTDNVGVNGIYMFNRNKFSLRSAYNFAERQKKSAGSFLLTGTFNSFHLKADSAIYGKDYEAEFGSDAAVSDFQSLTFSIAPGYTYTVVIKKFFINASFSVGPAVRTLDYIVKDERQVSTGVDGFTDYRGSIGYNGDRFFGGISFISQKRGVTFDEAKLTSVSSTFKFLIGYRFREFGILKARAVDIIPFVKKK; encoded by the coding sequence GTGAGAATTACTTCTTTACTTTTTTTACTCTTATTCATTTCAATCTCTTCCTACGGACAGAGAAATGACTCTCTTCGTAACATCTATGTTGAGCGATTCCCTGACCATTTTTTTATCTGGCCCGTTCTTAAGCAACGATCAACTTCTTTTGAAGTAGAACAAAAACATAATAGGAGCAATAACCTGATCTTTAAACCTAATAATTCTTATGGAGCAGGGTTCGGATTGTACTTATTTGAAATAGGAGCAGAAGTAACTTTCTCAGTTCCAATTCAGGAGTATAAGAATGAATTGTATGGAGAAACAAAAGCCACTGATTTTCAATTGAATCTATTAAGCAAGCATTGGGGTGCTGATGTTTTTTATCAAAGATATAGCGGCTTTTATGTCTCAGATCCCAACAGAAGCATACCCCGCAACACGCCATTTCCTCAACGTCCCGATATGGTAACCGACAATGTGGGAGTCAATGGTATCTATATGTTTAACAGGAATAAATTCTCTCTTAGGTCTGCTTATAATTTTGCGGAACGTCAAAAGAAGAGTGCTGGATCTTTTTTATTGACTGGGACCTTTAATTCCTTTCACCTGAAGGCGGATTCTGCAATTTATGGTAAGGATTATGAAGCTGAATTTGGTAGTGATGCTGCCGTCTCTGACTTCCAGTCACTCACTTTTAGTATCGCGCCAGGTTATACCTATACGGTAGTCATAAAGAAATTCTTTATCAATGCGTCTTTTTCTGTCGGGCCGGCGGTTCGCACACTGGACTACATTGTAAAAGATGAAAGACAGGTTTCCACAGGTGTGGATGGATTTACTGATTACAGAGGTTCTATTGGTTATAATGGTGATAGATTTTTCGGTGGAATAAGTTTTATTTCACAGAAACGGGGAGTGACTTTTGACGAAGCAAAGCTAACTTCGGTAAGCAGTACCTTTAAATTTCTGATCGGTTATCGCTTTCGCGAATTTGGAATTTTAAAAGCCCGTGCGGTGGATATAATTCCATTCGTCAAAAAGAAGTAG
- the hslU gene encoding ATP-dependent protease ATPase subunit HslU, which produces MMNSSALTPRQIVAELDKYIVGQNDAKRNVAIALRNRWRRMNVDSDIQEDIIPNNILMIGATGVGKTEIARRLAKIADAPFVKVEASKFTEVGYVGRDVESMVRDLVEQSVNMVKARKKEEVKEKAALVVEEIILDALIPAMKSNTPKAGFSTGSNDSDEVPSSDVELNERTRNLFRDKIKNGELEDRKIDIDIKQSGNSNVGMIGAGMMDEVSMMNLQEMIGGMMPKKAKKRKVTVAEARRILLEEEASRLIDMDEVKEEALRKAENAGIIFIDEIDKIASGNGKGGGPDVSREGVQRDLLPIVEGSTVNTKYGVIKTDHVLFIAAGAFHISKPSDLIPELQGRFPIRVELNALTKEDFVRILKEPKNALTKQYIALLEAEGVGISFTDEAIDEIAQTAFSINAEIENIGARRLQTVMSRILNDFLFNIPDDIKAGTQLSITQEMVKDKMNGLLKNKNLSEYIL; this is translated from the coding sequence ATGATGAATTCCAGTGCGTTGACTCCCCGGCAAATTGTTGCTGAACTTGATAAGTATATTGTTGGACAGAACGATGCCAAGCGTAACGTAGCGATAGCATTGCGAAATAGATGGAGAAGAATGAATGTTGATTCTGACATTCAGGAGGATATAATTCCAAACAACATTCTGATGATTGGTGCCACGGGTGTTGGTAAAACTGAAATTGCAAGGCGTTTAGCAAAAATTGCGGATGCACCCTTTGTAAAAGTAGAAGCCTCGAAGTTTACAGAAGTCGGTTATGTTGGCCGTGACGTGGAGAGCATGGTGCGTGATCTTGTTGAGCAATCTGTCAATATGGTCAAGGCACGTAAGAAAGAAGAAGTTAAAGAGAAAGCGGCTCTTGTAGTCGAGGAGATTATCCTGGATGCGCTAATTCCAGCGATGAAGTCAAATACTCCGAAAGCCGGATTTTCTACTGGCTCAAACGATTCTGACGAAGTTCCTTCAAGTGATGTCGAGCTCAACGAACGAACCAGAAATCTTTTCAGGGATAAAATAAAGAATGGCGAGCTGGAGGATAGGAAAATTGATATTGACATTAAGCAAAGTGGAAATAGCAATGTTGGAATGATCGGTGCGGGAATGATGGACGAAGTGTCTATGATGAACCTGCAGGAGATGATTGGCGGAATGATGCCCAAGAAGGCAAAGAAGCGAAAGGTGACGGTGGCGGAAGCCAGAAGAATCTTATTAGAAGAAGAAGCCTCGCGCCTTATTGACATGGATGAAGTCAAGGAAGAAGCTCTTCGCAAAGCTGAGAACGCTGGAATTATTTTCATTGATGAGATTGATAAGATTGCTTCCGGAAATGGTAAAGGTGGTGGACCTGATGTAAGTCGCGAAGGTGTTCAGCGTGATCTTCTTCCGATTGTGGAAGGAAGCACCGTGAACACCAAATATGGAGTTATTAAGACAGACCACGTTTTGTTTATAGCTGCCGGAGCTTTTCATATTTCAAAACCGTCTGATCTTATACCCGAACTGCAGGGACGCTTTCCAATTCGTGTAGAACTCAATGCTCTTACAAAAGAGGATTTTGTAAGAATCCTCAAGGAACCCAAGAATGCTCTTACAAAACAATATATTGCTCTTCTTGAAGCGGAAGGTGTCGGCATCTCATTCACAGATGAAGCGATTGATGAAATTGCCCAGACAGCATTCTCAATAAATGCAGAGATTGAGAACATTGGAGCCAGGAGATTACAAACGGTGATGAGCAGAATATTGAATGATTTTCTGTTCAATATTCCTGATGATATAAAAGCCGGAACACAACTTTCCATCACTCAGGAGATGGTGAAAGACAAAATGAATGGATTGCTGAAGAATAAAAACCTCAGTGAATATATTCTGTAG
- a CDS encoding NAD(P)-dependent alcohol dehydrogenase, with protein MIPVRSYAAANATTPLSPFGFDRREVGPKDVLIDILYCGVCHSDIHQVRNEWGDSIFPMVPGHEIVGRISKVGKDVKQFSVGDLAGVGCFVDSCRTCESCQQGLEQYCDRGSIGTYNSFEKDGKTPTYGGYSSQIVVDEQYTLHVSPNLELDRVGPLLCAGITTYSPIMHWKIGNGHKVGVLGLGGLGHMAVKFAASLGSEVTVLSTSANKEADAKKLGAHHFAHTQNKATLKSLRNHFDFIIDTVSAEHDLNLYLGLVKSGGTHILVGVPPNPAPVHHFSLIAKRKTLAGSMIGGIKETQEMLDFCAERKIMSDVEVIAMKDINGAYERMIKNDVRYRFVIDMATL; from the coding sequence ATGATTCCTGTCAGATCCTACGCCGCTGCGAATGCCACAACCCCACTATCACCATTTGGATTTGACCGACGTGAAGTAGGTCCTAAAGATGTTTTGATTGATATTCTGTATTGTGGCGTGTGTCATTCAGACATTCATCAGGTTAGAAATGAATGGGGCGACTCTATATTTCCCATGGTGCCTGGACACGAAATTGTAGGTCGCATCAGCAAAGTTGGAAAGGATGTGAAACAGTTCAGCGTTGGAGACCTTGCTGGTGTCGGATGCTTTGTTGACTCATGTCGTACATGTGAAAGTTGCCAACAAGGACTGGAACAATATTGTGACAGAGGTTCGATTGGAACCTATAACAGTTTTGAAAAAGACGGCAAGACACCAACGTACGGTGGATACTCTTCCCAGATTGTTGTGGATGAACAATACACATTGCATGTTTCACCGAATCTGGAACTGGATAGAGTAGGACCTTTACTTTGTGCAGGCATTACTACCTATTCACCCATCATGCACTGGAAGATCGGAAATGGTCATAAGGTTGGAGTTTTGGGATTGGGTGGTTTAGGTCACATGGCGGTTAAGTTTGCTGCATCTCTTGGATCAGAAGTTACGGTGTTAAGTACTTCTGCAAATAAAGAGGCAGATGCAAAAAAGCTTGGTGCCCATCATTTTGCGCACACCCAAAACAAAGCGACATTAAAGTCACTACGCAATCATTTTGATTTCATTATTGATACCGTGTCTGCTGAGCACGATCTGAACCTTTATCTGGGATTGGTTAAGAGTGGCGGCACGCATATCCTGGTTGGAGTTCCACCAAATCCGGCACCTGTTCACCATTTTTCATTGATTGCTAAAAGAAAAACTTTAGCAGGATCGATGATAGGAGGAATAAAAGAAACTCAGGAAATGCTGGATTTCTGCGCTGAGAGAAAGATCATGTCAGATGTAGAAGTAATTGCCATGAAGGATATTAATGGTGCCTACGAAAGAATGATCAAGAATGATGTGCGATACCGATTTGTCATTGATATGGCAACCTTATAA
- a CDS encoding DMT family protein, whose product MKPLYTILLLVASNAFMTFAWYGHLKFKDMSWSQNLGLVSIILISWGIALFEYALQVPANRIGFKENGGPFSLVQLKVIQEVITLTVFVIFSLVFFKNETFRMNHAIGFIFLILAVYFMFKK is encoded by the coding sequence ATGAAACCACTCTATACCATTCTTCTTCTGGTTGCTTCCAATGCATTCATGACTTTCGCATGGTACGGGCATTTGAAATTCAAGGATATGTCCTGGAGTCAAAATCTTGGACTAGTCAGCATTATTCTGATCAGCTGGGGCATCGCATTATTTGAGTATGCGTTACAGGTTCCCGCTAACAGGATCGGCTTCAAAGAAAACGGAGGTCCTTTTTCATTAGTGCAATTGAAGGTGATTCAGGAAGTAATCACGCTGACTGTGTTTGTAATATTCTCACTTGTGTTTTTTAAAAATGAAACCTTCCGAATGAATCATGCCATTGGATTTATTTTTCTGATCCTGGCAGTGTATTTCATGTTTAAAAAATAA
- the rseP gene encoding RIP metalloprotease RseP: MEGMIMTAQLLLSLSILIVVHEWGHFITARTFGIKVEKFYLFFDFLFPMANVMNFSLFKLKKGDTEYGIGWFPLGGYVKIAGMVDESMDKEAMKAAPQDWEFRAKKPWQRLIVMLGGIIVNVIVGVAIFIGLTYALGDTYIPKDYINNHGGIQALELGEQIGLKTGDKIVKINGKDYKDFQDIIKPDVLLTESSYFTVDRDGQEVRIDIPGNFIENFNSKAAAATFIAPRIPAVVGTVAAEVEIEELELKMKGDKIDTIKHKFMVPSVAKKTGLQAGDQFIEVQGQPVVYKDQIDKFVRSGKLDTLSFKIKRGEEILAFSEPFKNQPMIGFSAKVLDKNDLAYIKYSFGESIVLGTQRAFGIIFTQLKAFKKIGTGELSFSKSLSGPIGMAQAFGSEWDWERFWRMTGILSMVLAFMNLLPIPGLDGGYVVFLLYEMISGREPSEKVFETALKIGMAMLLVLMVFVFYNDIAKFFQ; this comes from the coding sequence ATGGAGGGAATGATCATGACGGCCCAACTTCTGTTGAGCCTCTCAATATTAATTGTTGTTCACGAATGGGGGCATTTTATCACGGCCCGGACTTTTGGAATCAAAGTTGAAAAGTTTTATCTCTTCTTCGACTTTTTATTCCCCATGGCTAACGTCATGAACTTCTCACTCTTCAAGCTTAAGAAAGGTGATACTGAATATGGTATCGGGTGGTTCCCGCTTGGTGGTTATGTCAAGATTGCTGGGATGGTTGATGAGAGCATGGATAAAGAGGCCATGAAAGCCGCGCCTCAGGATTGGGAGTTCCGTGCAAAGAAACCATGGCAACGATTGATTGTCATGTTGGGTGGTATCATTGTCAATGTAATTGTTGGTGTCGCTATTTTTATCGGACTTACCTATGCCCTTGGTGACACTTATATCCCGAAGGATTACATCAACAACCACGGAGGGATTCAGGCTCTTGAATTAGGCGAACAGATTGGCTTAAAGACAGGTGATAAGATCGTTAAGATCAATGGCAAAGACTACAAGGATTTTCAGGACATCATTAAGCCTGATGTGTTATTAACAGAATCATCCTATTTCACAGTCGATCGTGATGGACAGGAAGTCAGAATTGATATTCCCGGAAACTTTATCGAAAACTTTAACAGCAAGGCTGCGGCAGCAACATTTATTGCACCCCGTATTCCAGCAGTCGTTGGAACGGTAGCGGCGGAGGTTGAAATTGAAGAGTTGGAGTTGAAAATGAAAGGTGACAAGATCGATACGATCAAGCACAAATTTATGGTTCCCAGTGTTGCCAAAAAGACTGGCTTGCAAGCGGGTGATCAATTTATTGAAGTTCAGGGTCAGCCTGTAGTCTACAAGGATCAGATTGATAAGTTTGTCAGAAGCGGAAAGCTTGATACTCTTTCATTTAAGATCAAGCGGGGAGAAGAGATACTCGCTTTCAGCGAGCCATTCAAGAATCAACCAATGATTGGGTTCTCGGCAAAAGTTCTTGATAAAAATGATCTTGCTTATATTAAATACAGCTTTGGAGAATCGATTGTATTGGGAACTCAACGTGCATTTGGTATCATCTTTACACAGTTAAAGGCATTTAAGAAGATCGGTACTGGAGAACTTTCATTTAGTAAATCACTTTCTGGTCCGATTGGAATGGCCCAGGCTTTTGGTTCTGAATGGGATTGGGAACGCTTCTGGAGAATGACGGGTATTCTTTCTATGGTTTTGGCATTTATGAATCTATTGCCAATTCCGGGATTAGACGGTGGATATGTTGTATTCCTTCTCTATGAAATGATCAGTGGCCGTGAGCCAAGTGAAAAAGTTTTTGAAACTGCCCTGAAGATCGGTATGGCAATGCTTCTGGTGCTCATGGTGTTTGTGTTCTATAACGACATTGCCAAATTCTTCCAATAA
- a CDS encoding OmpA family protein: MFFQPVKAHFFILITLLSTVFAQNTHAQKQKKKFKQGATIQLNDSVTSFSQSDIFAFQNVNKVSFYYDGAKIKKLQELKAEGPTQKYYDNLKSYVRNFGMQNFHENTAMLWELAKLSKQFGQPGESILLYKLILKHHRQGLNIQDVYREYDSLERDKKKYYVPLEYYYQLVDYRKEIDTLHPPHSVLVNMGDDLNSKKEDYGPTIGNVDNLILFTSKRNKHQQGERSYDEDLFFSTRMDGYWGPAKEFKLINTSYNEGSACLSHDGKYMVFSRCNTPESSGNCDLYSAEVKNDSVWTNIKNMGPDINSSGWDSHPSLTHQGDTLYFASNRVGSFGLSDIYFSVKDKKGIWGKAQNAGPVINTVNSEVSPFFHHTFNVLYFSSNGHPLNFGDFDIYKTTRHKNVWSEPKNIGPLVNGAGSEYYFTIDSKSKDLYYARSEEEDKKNLDLFSFSVPMEAQPEAVTQLKGTLKSNEGKPMKGIVSVIDLDNNVEVSPKFLREDGSFDFSLINKRNYLLIIQGDEFFRIEEIFFLNGDMEINKVAEPIESKIAFESLEFENGKANILEAMHSDLNKIANFLIDHPKLRLSISGHTDSDGKEDSNLKLSQARADAIKKYLVDEFKIDGVRIVAIGYGSAKPITQEITSDHKQLNRRVEFEIFN, from the coding sequence ATTTTTTTCCAACCTGTGAAAGCCCATTTTTTCATACTAATTACCCTTCTTTCAACAGTTTTTGCGCAGAATACCCATGCACAAAAGCAAAAGAAAAAATTCAAACAGGGAGCCACAATACAACTAAACGACTCCGTTACCTCTTTCAGTCAGTCTGACATATTCGCATTTCAGAACGTAAACAAGGTTTCCTTCTACTATGATGGGGCAAAAATTAAAAAGCTTCAGGAGCTGAAGGCAGAAGGACCTACTCAGAAATACTACGACAACTTAAAAAGCTACGTCAGGAATTTTGGAATGCAAAACTTCCATGAAAATACCGCCATGCTTTGGGAGCTGGCAAAACTTTCAAAACAATTCGGTCAACCTGGAGAATCCATTCTGCTTTATAAGTTGATTTTGAAACACCATCGCCAGGGACTTAATATTCAGGATGTGTATCGCGAGTATGATTCTCTTGAACGTGATAAGAAAAAATATTATGTGCCACTTGAATACTACTATCAGTTGGTTGATTACCGAAAAGAAATTGATACACTTCATCCTCCTCATTCTGTTCTTGTGAACATGGGTGATGATCTCAATTCAAAAAAAGAAGACTACGGTCCTACTATCGGCAATGTTGACAACCTCATACTTTTCACTTCGAAAAGGAACAAACATCAGCAGGGAGAAAGGAGTTACGATGAGGATTTATTTTTCAGCACACGCATGGATGGCTATTGGGGTCCGGCGAAAGAATTTAAACTGATCAACACAAGTTATAATGAGGGTTCAGCCTGCCTGAGTCATGATGGCAAGTACATGGTATTCTCACGTTGCAATACGCCTGAGTCATCCGGCAACTGTGATTTATACAGCGCGGAAGTCAAGAATGATTCTGTCTGGACCAATATCAAAAACATGGGGCCTGATATTAACAGCAGCGGATGGGATTCCCATCCTTCCTTAACACATCAGGGTGATACACTTTACTTCGCCTCAAATCGCGTTGGGAGCTTTGGACTTTCGGACATCTATTTTTCTGTGAAAGACAAAAAAGGAATCTGGGGCAAGGCACAGAATGCCGGACCGGTCATTAATACGGTCAACAGTGAGGTAAGTCCTTTCTTTCACCACACATTCAATGTTCTTTACTTCAGTTCGAATGGACATCCCCTCAACTTCGGAGACTTTGATATTTATAAAACGACGCGTCATAAGAATGTATGGAGCGAGCCTAAGAACATTGGACCACTTGTGAATGGTGCCGGTAGTGAATATTACTTCACCATTGATTCAAAATCAAAAGATCTTTACTACGCACGATCAGAAGAGGAAGACAAAAAGAACCTTGATCTTTTTTCGTTTTCTGTTCCCATGGAAGCACAGCCGGAAGCCGTCACACAATTGAAGGGAACTTTAAAAAGCAATGAAGGCAAACCCATGAAGGGAATTGTGTCTGTCATTGACCTGGATAATAATGTTGAGGTTTCCCCCAAATTTCTCCGTGAAGATGGATCCTTTGATTTCAGTCTTATCAATAAAAGAAATTATCTGCTGATCATTCAGGGGGACGAATTCTTCAGGATTGAAGAAATATTTTTTCTGAATGGCGATATGGAAATTAATAAAGTCGCGGAGCCAATTGAGAGCAAAATTGCTTTTGAGTCATTGGAATTTGAAAATGGCAAAGCAAATATTCTTGAGGCGATGCATTCTGATCTCAATAAGATCGCCAATTTCCTGATCGATCATCCGAAATTGAGATTAAGCATTTCAGGCCATACGGATTCAGACGGGAAGGAAGATTCGAACTTGAAACTCTCGCAGGCAAGAGCCGATGCAATAAAAAAATACCTGGTCGATGAATTTAAAATCGATGGAGTAAGAATTGTAGCGATTGGGTATGGAAGTGCAAAACCTATTACGCAGGAAATCACAAGCGATCACAAGCAGCTGAATCGAAGGGTTGAATTTGAGATCTTTAATTAA
- a CDS encoding lysophospholipid acyltransferase family protein: MAGRPLRKEIKYTSLYWFIRFLIFLSWIIPRTSWLAFCGFLGWLGYLFSPKPRALTFKHLTMAFGKEKSVDEIRKMTRQTFVMIGKNVGEIIRASRVKNLQDLEKFIKVHNVEHGENALKKGKGVLFIPIHLGAFELMVTFTAMKGWQPMVIGTPLKDERLNSLMVNYRNAHGAIPVERGKETIGLFKGLKRGGVTAILIDQDTKVKSRFVDFFGMPASTPIGGTILAMKTGATVVPAYIYLGEDNFQHIQFLPEIPWVSSGDEETDLVVNTQNYTRYIEKAIRDHPTQWVWMHERWKTQPGEEIR, translated from the coding sequence ATGGCCGGTAGACCGTTAAGAAAAGAAATCAAGTACACCTCATTATACTGGTTTATCCGGTTTCTGATTTTCCTCTCCTGGATAATTCCACGAACCTCGTGGCTTGCGTTTTGTGGTTTCCTCGGCTGGTTGGGATATCTATTTTCTCCAAAGCCCAGAGCACTGACGTTCAAGCATCTTACCATGGCGTTTGGAAAAGAAAAATCTGTCGATGAGATCCGAAAGATGACAAGGCAAACATTTGTCATGATCGGCAAAAACGTAGGAGAGATTATCCGCGCATCCCGTGTTAAGAATTTACAGGATCTGGAAAAATTCATTAAAGTTCATAACGTAGAGCATGGTGAGAACGCACTAAAAAAAGGTAAGGGTGTTCTTTTTATCCCCATCCACCTTGGTGCTTTTGAACTAATGGTAACCTTTACTGCAATGAAAGGGTGGCAACCGATGGTGATAGGCACTCCATTAAAGGATGAACGCCTTAATTCACTAATGGTCAATTATCGTAATGCGCATGGCGCGATCCCTGTCGAAAGAGGAAAGGAAACGATCGGTTTGTTCAAAGGATTGAAACGGGGAGGTGTCACTGCTATTTTAATCGATCAGGATACTAAGGTTAAAAGCAGGTTTGTAGATTTTTTCGGGATGCCTGCATCAACTCCGATTGGAGGAACAATTCTGGCAATGAAAACCGGAGCAACAGTAGTGCCTGCATATATATATCTCGGTGAAGATAATTTTCAGCACATTCAATTCCTTCCGGAGATTCCTTGGGTAAGCTCAGGTGATGAGGAAACAGATCTGGTTGTCAATACTCAGAACTATACCCGATACATTGAAAAAGCCATCAGAGATCATCCTACCCAATGGGTTTGGATGCATGAACGATGGAAGACTCAGCCTGGAGAAGAAATAAGATAA
- the lon gene encoding endopeptidase La, producing MFKSLEITPNVQEDSEELVQLINPEQESDLKPEDLPEELPILPIKNTVLFPGVVIPITVTRQKSIRLIKKAYQGNRIVGVIAQKNKQMEEPAIEDIYRFGTVARIIKMIVLPDGNTTIIIQGKNRFSVKEFVQEDPHITAHVDLLIEPKLNLDSKEVKALVQSLKDAASKVLRLNPEIPQEAQVALDNIQSTSFLIHFLSSNLNVEVTEKQKILETANIIDRGTLLLQFMLKEIQMLEIKNEIHKKVHTDIDQQQRDYFLRQQIKVLQDELGYDGPDKEIEKLRKRGATKKWPKAALDHFTKELDKLTRMNPQAAEFPVSMNYVELMLDLPWDEYTTDDFDLKRASKILDKDHFGLEKVKGRILEYLAVLKLKQDMKGPILCLYGPPGVGKTSLGKSIAKSLQRNYIRVSLGGVHDEAEVRGHRKTYIGAMPGKIIQNIKKAKSSNPVFVLDEIDKIRTDFRGDPSSALLEVLDPEQNNSFNDNYLEVEYDLSKVLFIATANSLDTIQPALRDRMEIIEITGYTVEEKLQIAIKHLVPKQLKEHGLKTTDVKFSKEALLKIISHYTRESGVRNLERKIGSVVRSVAKAVAMEEKAEKEIKETYVVKILGPEVFDEELYQDNETAGVVTGLAWTQVGGDILFIESSLSRGKGQLTLSGQLGDVMKESAIAALSYLKSNAESLDIDHRVFQQYDLHVHVPAGAVPKDGPSAGITMLTSLASIFTQRKVKAKLAMTGEITLRGKVLPVGGIKEKILAAKRSGIKDIVMSAKNRKDIEEIESHYLKGLTFHYVNTVEEVLKIALLKEKVKRPIIFNLFEERKN from the coding sequence ATGTTTAAATCCCTCGAAATTACCCCAAACGTGCAGGAAGACTCAGAAGAACTGGTGCAGTTGATTAATCCTGAACAGGAGTCTGACCTAAAGCCCGAAGACCTTCCAGAAGAACTGCCTATCCTCCCAATAAAAAACACCGTCCTTTTTCCCGGCGTTGTTATACCAATCACTGTCACGCGTCAGAAATCTATACGGCTAATCAAAAAAGCTTATCAGGGCAATCGTATTGTTGGAGTCATTGCTCAGAAAAATAAGCAGATGGAAGAGCCTGCTATTGAAGATATTTATCGCTTCGGAACGGTAGCAAGGATTATTAAGATGATTGTGTTGCCCGATGGCAATACAACTATCATTATTCAAGGTAAGAACCGTTTCTCTGTTAAAGAGTTTGTTCAGGAAGATCCTCATATCACAGCACACGTTGATCTGTTGATCGAGCCAAAATTAAATCTCGATAGCAAAGAGGTAAAGGCGCTTGTTCAATCATTGAAAGATGCAGCATCAAAAGTCCTTCGCCTCAACCCTGAGATTCCTCAGGAGGCTCAGGTAGCGCTAGATAATATACAGAGCACATCTTTTCTGATTCACTTTCTCTCCTCTAATCTCAATGTAGAGGTTACTGAAAAGCAAAAGATACTTGAGACTGCAAACATCATCGATCGTGGGACGCTGTTGCTGCAGTTTATGTTGAAAGAGATCCAGATGCTGGAGATCAAGAACGAGATTCATAAGAAAGTTCATACAGATATCGATCAGCAACAAAGAGATTATTTCCTTCGCCAGCAGATCAAAGTGCTTCAGGACGAATTGGGATATGATGGTCCTGATAAAGAAATTGAAAAGCTTCGTAAGCGCGGTGCAACTAAAAAATGGCCCAAGGCAGCACTGGATCATTTTACAAAAGAACTGGATAAGCTTACCAGAATGAATCCTCAGGCTGCGGAGTTTCCGGTGTCGATGAATTATGTTGAGCTCATGCTCGACCTGCCCTGGGACGAATACACCACGGATGATTTTGATTTGAAGCGTGCTTCAAAAATTCTGGACAAAGATCATTTTGGTCTTGAAAAAGTAAAGGGACGTATTCTTGAGTATCTCGCCGTATTGAAATTGAAGCAGGATATGAAGGGCCCGATACTTTGTCTGTACGGACCTCCCGGAGTTGGTAAAACATCTCTTGGAAAATCAATCGCCAAATCATTGCAACGAAATTACATACGCGTATCTCTTGGTGGAGTTCATGATGAAGCGGAAGTTCGGGGACATCGCAAGACTTACATCGGTGCTATGCCTGGAAAAATCATTCAAAACATTAAAAAGGCCAAGTCATCAAATCCTGTCTTTGTTCTGGACGAGATCGATAAAATACGTACCGACTTCAGAGGTGATCCATCGTCAGCATTACTGGAAGTCCTGGATCCGGAGCAAAACAATTCATTCAACGACAATTACCTGGAAGTAGAATACGATCTTTCAAAAGTCCTTTTTATTGCCACAGCAAATTCATTGGATACCATCCAGCCTGCTTTGCGCGATCGAATGGAGATCATTGAGATAACAGGATATACGGTAGAGGAGAAGCTTCAAATTGCAATAAAGCATCTTGTTCCAAAGCAATTGAAAGAACACGGACTGAAAACCACAGATGTTAAATTCAGTAAGGAAGCGTTGTTAAAAATAATTAGTCATTACACGAGAGAGTCTGGTGTACGAAATCTTGAAAGGAAGATAGGGTCTGTAGTTCGAAGCGTTGCCAAAGCGGTAGCGATGGAAGAGAAAGCTGAGAAAGAGATCAAGGAAACATATGTTGTGAAGATCCTTGGGCCGGAAGTTTTTGACGAAGAGTTGTATCAGGACAATGAAACTGCAGGTGTTGTAACCGGACTGGCCTGGACACAGGTAGGCGGGGATATTCTCTTTATTGAATCCAGCCTGAGTCGTGGAAAAGGACAGCTTACGCTATCGGGGCAGCTTGGAGATGTGATGAAGGAATCAGCGATCGCAGCACTTTCCTACCTGAAATCAAACGCTGAATCCCTGGATATTGATCACCGGGTATTTCAGCAATACGATCTTCATGTGCATGTTCCGGCAGGAGCGGTTCCTAAAGACGGACCGTCGGCAGGAATTACTATGCTCACATCACTTGCTTCAATATTTACCCAGCGGAAGGTGAAAGCCAAATTAGCGATGACGGGAGAGATAACATTGCGTGGAAAAGTGCTTCCGGTGGGAGGTATCAAGGAAAAGATCCTTGCTGCGAAGCGTAGTGGTATCAAGGATATTGTGATGAGTGCCAAGAACCGAAAGGACATTGAAGAGATTGAAAGCCATTATCTTAAAGGATTGACTTTTCATTATGTCAATACTGTGGAAGAGGTCCTGAAAATTGCTTTGCTTAAGGAAAAAGTTAAGCGTCCGATTATCTTTAATCTCTTTGAAGAACGTAAGAACTGA